Proteins from one Pseudarthrobacter sp. BIM B-2242 genomic window:
- a CDS encoding glutathione peroxidase: MTSLYPIPLTLNDGTQTDFGRFKGNVVMVVNVASQCGLTPQYGGLETLYGKFRDRGFEILGVPCNQFAGQEPGTDSEIAEFCERNFGVSFPLTAKANVRGKDQHPLYSELTKFRTGVLPGLVKWNFEKFLVNRTGEVVARFAPTVEPDSAEVLDAIEAALAEFDVPKNASADSIA, encoded by the coding sequence GTGACCTCTCTGTACCCGATCCCGCTCACGCTTAACGACGGCACCCAGACCGATTTCGGCCGGTTCAAAGGGAATGTGGTGATGGTGGTCAACGTGGCGTCGCAATGCGGCTTGACCCCGCAGTATGGGGGACTCGAGACGCTGTACGGGAAGTTCCGGGACCGGGGCTTTGAGATTCTCGGAGTGCCGTGCAACCAGTTCGCCGGCCAGGAGCCGGGCACCGACAGCGAGATCGCAGAGTTCTGCGAACGGAACTTCGGGGTGTCCTTCCCCCTGACAGCCAAGGCCAACGTGCGCGGCAAGGACCAGCACCCGCTCTACTCGGAGCTGACCAAGTTCAGGACCGGCGTGCTGCCCGGCCTCGTGAAATGGAACTTCGAAAAGTTCCTGGTAAACCGTACCGGCGAGGTAGTGGCACGCTTCGCCCCCACCGTCGAACCGGACTCCGCCGAAGTCCTGGACGCCATCGAAGCGGCATTGGCCGAATTTGATGTGCCGAAAAACGCATCAGCTGATTCGATTGCTTAA
- a CDS encoding phosphodiesterase yields MKHIEAEHPRPRHFLLHLSDPHLMGGPDPLYGAVDSEAKLIQLFDEVRASGARPEAVIFTGDLADQGHPEAYAKLRAIVDPACEELGAKVIWAMGNHDNRANFRTGLLDEPASEAPVDHSYSINGLRIITLDTSVPGYHHGELSEAQLEWLARQLETPAPDGTILALHHPPVPSVLDLSVLVELRDQASLAAVVRNSDVRTILAGHLHYSTSASFAGIPVSVASATCYTQDLNVSVGGTRGRDGGQAFNLVHVYEHTIVHSVVPLGSTPTVGEHVTPQMTAERLAAAGVSIPEKAKVGAAKVALPSPS; encoded by the coding sequence ATGAAGCACATCGAGGCCGAACATCCCCGGCCACGCCACTTCCTTCTCCACCTGAGCGACCCCCACCTGATGGGAGGTCCGGATCCCCTTTACGGAGCAGTTGACAGCGAAGCCAAGCTCATTCAGCTTTTTGACGAGGTCAGGGCTTCCGGGGCCCGCCCCGAAGCGGTGATCTTCACCGGTGATCTTGCCGATCAGGGCCATCCGGAGGCGTACGCAAAGCTGCGGGCCATCGTTGACCCAGCCTGCGAGGAGCTGGGCGCCAAAGTCATTTGGGCCATGGGCAACCATGACAACCGGGCCAACTTCCGCACCGGCCTGCTGGATGAACCGGCCAGCGAAGCGCCGGTGGACCACAGCTACTCCATTAACGGCCTGCGTATCATCACACTGGACACGTCCGTCCCGGGCTACCACCATGGCGAACTCAGTGAGGCGCAGCTTGAATGGCTGGCCCGCCAGCTGGAAACACCGGCTCCGGACGGCACCATCCTGGCACTCCACCATCCACCGGTCCCGTCCGTCCTGGACCTTTCCGTGCTGGTGGAACTGCGTGACCAGGCCAGCCTCGCCGCGGTGGTCCGGAACTCGGACGTCCGGACCATCCTCGCCGGGCACCTGCACTACTCCACCTCGGCCAGCTTCGCGGGTATTCCCGTCTCCGTGGCCTCGGCCACGTGCTACACCCAGGACCTCAACGTGTCCGTCGGCGGCACCCGCGGGCGGGACGGCGGGCAGGCCTTCAATCTCGTGCACGTCTACGAACACACCATTGTCCACTCGGTGGTTCCGCTAGGCAGCACACCGACGGTGGGCGAACATGTCACACCCCAGATGACAGCCGAGCGCCTTGCCGCAGCCGGCGTCAGCATCCCCGAGAAGGCGAAAGTCGGCGCCGCGAAGGTTGCCTTGCCTTCTCCGAGCTAA
- a CDS encoding oxygenase MpaB family protein encodes MRNFLRDLQGELKRAFTGSVDALPEWVPRLAEGDDAGYHLPGSAVWAVHGSMTPIVGGIRALLMQALHPGALAGIHEHSDFRTDPLSRLARTIRWIFTVTYGSTAAAEQASARVRRLHEPVQGNFRDRQGSLNQYSANDPELARWVHIAFVDAFLTSHKIWGGKIPGGPDAYVREWAQAGRLMGVDDPPLTEADMRQQLDRYFRNGELLADNRVAETVGFLRNPPLHPLLRPGYRIIFAGAVYSLEPQYRQMLGLEVPRLGPFPLPVRLATKVTLGVVHLALGRRPGPSEQAARARLRRLGYEAADPAGGKAKTRS; translated from the coding sequence ATGCGCAATTTCCTCAGGGATCTGCAGGGCGAACTCAAGCGCGCCTTCACGGGAAGCGTGGACGCGTTACCCGAGTGGGTTCCGCGGCTGGCCGAAGGGGACGACGCCGGTTATCACCTGCCGGGTTCGGCTGTCTGGGCAGTGCACGGTTCCATGACACCCATCGTGGGCGGAATCCGGGCGCTGCTGATGCAGGCGCTGCACCCCGGCGCGTTGGCCGGCATCCATGAGCACTCCGATTTCCGGACAGATCCACTGAGCCGGCTGGCGCGGACCATCCGGTGGATTTTCACTGTCACTTATGGCTCCACTGCCGCTGCGGAACAAGCGTCAGCCCGCGTACGCCGCCTGCACGAGCCGGTCCAGGGCAACTTCCGTGACCGCCAGGGATCGCTTAATCAGTACTCAGCCAACGATCCGGAGCTGGCGCGCTGGGTCCACATCGCTTTCGTTGATGCATTTTTGACCTCGCACAAAATCTGGGGCGGAAAGATCCCCGGCGGTCCGGACGCCTATGTCCGCGAATGGGCCCAGGCCGGACGGCTGATGGGGGTGGATGATCCCCCTCTGACCGAGGCGGACATGCGGCAGCAGCTGGACCGCTACTTCCGCAACGGCGAGCTGCTGGCCGACAACCGGGTTGCCGAGACCGTAGGCTTCCTCCGCAACCCGCCGCTGCACCCCCTGCTGCGGCCCGGTTACCGGATCATCTTCGCCGGTGCCGTTTACAGCCTGGAACCGCAGTACCGGCAGATGCTGGGGCTCGAAGTACCCCGGCTGGGTCCGTTCCCGCTCCCGGTGCGGCTGGCAACAAAGGTGACACTCGGCGTCGTACATCTTGCCTTGGGCCGCAGGCCCGGGCCCAGCGAGCAGGCAGCCAGGGCACGGCTCCGCCGTTTGGGCTATGAGGCAGCGGACCCGGCCGGGGGCAAAGCAAAAACCCGGTCCTGA
- a CDS encoding DNA polymerase III subunit gamma and tau, producing MTATTTALYRRYRPDSFADVIGQEHVTEPLMTALRKNRVNHAYLFSGPRGCGKTTSARILARCLNCAQGPTDTPCGTCPSCVELARGGSGSLDVIEIDAASHGGVDDARDLRERATYAPVRDRYKIFIIDEAHMVTPAGFNALLKIVEEPPEHIKFIFATTEPDKVIGTIRSRTHHYPFRLVPPEPLMAYLELLCNQENVPVAPGVLSLVVRAGGGSVRDSLSVLDQLMAGAGANGLDYELAVALLGYTHASLLDDVVEAVAASDAATVFRAVDRVIQTGHDPRRFVEDLLERFRDLIIVQAMPESAQVILRGMPADQIARLQNQAHNLGAAELSRAADVTNTALTEMTGATSPRLHLELLCARILLPSSEQTERGMAARIDRVERRLNYAGNDVGAPAPAASAPAAAAADVPVSMPPAAAPAGVTPSAPVQAAPVSAPPHVPAPVAPAGVTQPPMQGGRGAPDSARPEAVAPGPAAPEPAAPHNTRTSLTPPRVSTNDWPVDESAGNRPAAAPQRPAPSDQQSSSAPGSTGPVSTGPVDSTLAPSSPVIGPPATAAPAGPAATGDVEVLRRAWPEVLQTLSKIKRSTWALVEPNAQVGAFDGQMLTLSFATTGLAGAFGRADHSENLRQAIHKTVGIDCQITAVAGGASGAGRPNSPASSEPNPKAPVSRETPASSADVAWGLAPAGAVSMPAGAVSTPAGPAPASEPARAAAPAPVPVPAPAASAAAARASGPTTGTAASPSPAAAPTPVPSASAGPAAPPAPAHAPAPAPASASVASTAVEATTPNSGQAQEASPPSPEPGPQDQPRADQPEAGSYAYSDDDWGPPRDEDAPPLEEEPPMDWDPSAPAEPRRSPSQPAPASAPSGKRPARTGSRPVGAKASEATPATAPASSQPVTSNDPWGLAVEQAPGVWVVGTEPNIGKSPATSTLDDAVTAAPAPAYEPATAQIPGPSVRTQSEADASWGLPPVTPPGFPSGVATAGEPAPDVRAADASAPDTRAAGVRGVEVEAAVPDEAPAAHRPAEYTTPGTGTRQSPPVEQARETTAPEPAVVREYAMAAAPATAPLQPAPATSPSAAQARQSLYQRLSNSPEAEAGRAKAPARAAAATYVQDVPSADDETIEESGVFGRAAVERILGGKLIEERSLDGTPIVPGF from the coding sequence GTGACTGCTACAACCACCGCCCTTTACCGCAGATACCGTCCGGACTCCTTCGCCGACGTTATCGGGCAGGAACATGTCACGGAGCCGCTGATGACGGCCCTGCGCAAAAACCGGGTCAACCACGCCTACCTCTTCTCCGGCCCACGCGGCTGCGGCAAGACCACGTCCGCCCGTATTCTGGCCCGCTGCCTGAACTGCGCCCAGGGCCCCACGGACACACCCTGCGGAACATGCCCAAGCTGTGTTGAACTTGCCCGCGGCGGTTCGGGTTCCCTCGACGTCATCGAGATCGACGCCGCCAGCCATGGCGGTGTGGATGACGCCCGCGACCTTCGTGAACGCGCAACCTACGCCCCCGTCCGCGACCGCTACAAGATCTTCATCATCGATGAGGCCCACATGGTCACGCCCGCCGGCTTCAACGCCCTCCTGAAGATCGTCGAAGAGCCGCCGGAACACATCAAGTTCATCTTCGCCACCACGGAACCGGACAAGGTCATCGGCACCATCCGCTCCCGCACCCACCACTACCCCTTCCGGCTGGTCCCGCCTGAACCGCTGATGGCGTACCTGGAGTTGCTGTGCAACCAGGAAAACGTGCCGGTCGCCCCGGGAGTCCTGTCGCTGGTGGTCAGGGCAGGCGGTGGATCCGTCCGTGATTCCCTGTCCGTGCTGGACCAGCTGATGGCCGGCGCCGGCGCCAACGGCCTCGACTATGAACTGGCGGTAGCCCTCCTCGGCTACACCCACGCGTCCCTGCTTGATGACGTGGTGGAAGCCGTTGCCGCCTCAGATGCCGCCACTGTTTTCCGGGCCGTGGACCGCGTCATTCAGACCGGCCACGATCCACGCCGCTTCGTCGAGGACCTGCTGGAACGCTTCCGCGACCTCATCATCGTCCAGGCCATGCCGGAAAGCGCCCAGGTCATCCTGCGGGGCATGCCGGCGGACCAGATTGCCCGGCTCCAGAACCAGGCGCACAACCTCGGCGCCGCTGAACTCTCGCGGGCCGCTGACGTCACCAACACTGCCCTGACGGAGATGACCGGCGCCACGTCCCCCCGGCTCCACCTCGAGCTTCTCTGCGCCCGTATCCTGCTCCCCAGTTCGGAACAGACCGAACGGGGCATGGCTGCCCGGATTGACCGTGTGGAGCGGCGTCTGAACTACGCCGGGAACGACGTCGGCGCTCCCGCCCCGGCCGCATCCGCCCCCGCGGCTGCTGCTGCGGACGTCCCGGTTTCCATGCCGCCGGCTGCGGCACCCGCCGGCGTTACGCCATCAGCGCCCGTGCAGGCCGCGCCGGTTTCCGCGCCGCCTCACGTTCCTGCGCCGGTTGCCCCCGCCGGCGTCACCCAGCCTCCCATGCAGGGCGGTCGTGGCGCTCCTGACTCGGCCCGGCCGGAGGCCGTCGCGCCTGGGCCTGCAGCGCCGGAGCCCGCAGCGCCACATAACACGAGGACTTCACTGACGCCGCCACGGGTCAGCACCAACGACTGGCCTGTGGACGAGTCGGCAGGAAACCGTCCTGCAGCTGCGCCGCAGCGGCCTGCCCCGTCCGATCAGCAGAGCAGTTCCGCGCCCGGCAGCACGGGGCCCGTCAGCACGGGACCCGTAGACAGTACGTTGGCCCCGTCGTCGCCCGTCATTGGCCCGCCAGCCACAGCGGCTCCGGCCGGTCCGGCCGCAACCGGCGACGTGGAGGTCCTCCGCCGCGCCTGGCCCGAGGTCCTGCAGACCCTGTCCAAGATCAAGCGCAGCACGTGGGCACTGGTAGAGCCGAACGCACAGGTCGGAGCCTTTGACGGCCAGATGCTGACACTCTCCTTCGCCACCACCGGCCTGGCCGGGGCGTTTGGCCGCGCGGACCACTCGGAGAACCTGCGGCAGGCGATCCACAAAACAGTGGGCATCGATTGCCAGATCACAGCGGTCGCCGGCGGCGCGTCCGGCGCTGGCCGCCCAAACAGCCCCGCGAGCTCTGAGCCAAACCCAAAAGCACCCGTTAGCCGGGAAACCCCGGCCAGTTCAGCGGACGTCGCCTGGGGGCTGGCCCCTGCGGGTGCGGTTTCCATGCCGGCAGGCGCGGTTTCCACGCCGGCAGGCCCGGCCCCGGCCTCTGAGCCTGCGCGGGCAGCTGCACCTGCACCTGTACCTGTACCAGCCCCTGCGGCATCGGCTGCCGCCGCACGAGCATCCGGACCCACCACCGGCACTGCAGCTTCCCCGTCCCCGGCCGCAGCGCCAACCCCGGTCCCGTCGGCTTCAGCAGGTCCTGCTGCTCCCCCGGCGCCCGCCCATGCCCCGGCCCCGGCCCCGGCCTCGGCGAGTGTGGCTTCGACAGCTGTCGAAGCCACCACACCTAACAGCGGGCAGGCCCAGGAAGCGTCCCCTCCGAGCCCGGAGCCTGGACCACAGGATCAGCCCCGGGCCGATCAGCCCGAGGCAGGCTCGTACGCCTACTCCGATGACGATTGGGGTCCCCCGCGGGACGAAGACGCTCCTCCCTTGGAGGAGGAACCGCCCATGGATTGGGATCCTTCGGCTCCGGCCGAACCACGCCGCTCCCCGTCGCAACCGGCGCCCGCTTCGGCGCCCTCCGGCAAGCGGCCGGCACGCACTGGTTCTCGGCCTGTAGGCGCCAAAGCTTCAGAGGCCACGCCTGCCACGGCGCCCGCGTCGTCACAGCCCGTTACGTCGAACGACCCGTGGGGCCTCGCCGTCGAGCAGGCGCCCGGCGTCTGGGTGGTTGGCACAGAACCCAACATCGGCAAGAGTCCGGCCACATCAACCCTGGACGACGCCGTCACGGCTGCTCCGGCCCCCGCTTACGAGCCTGCCACGGCTCAGATCCCCGGCCCCTCGGTCAGGACGCAGTCCGAGGCGGATGCCAGCTGGGGGCTGCCCCCTGTGACGCCGCCCGGCTTCCCGTCTGGCGTTGCCACCGCCGGCGAGCCTGCACCTGATGTCCGTGCAGCCGACGCGTCGGCGCCAGACACCCGTGCAGCTGGCGTCCGCGGAGTCGAGGTGGAAGCTGCCGTGCCGGATGAGGCTCCCGCTGCGCATCGTCCTGCTGAATACACCACTCCCGGAACCGGAACCCGGCAGAGCCCCCCAGTGGAGCAGGCTCGGGAAACTACTGCCCCGGAGCCGGCTGTGGTCCGCGAATACGCCATGGCGGCGGCCCCGGCCACGGCACCTTTGCAGCCGGCACCCGCCACCTCCCCGTCGGCTGCTCAGGCCCGGCAAAGTCTCTACCAGCGGCTGTCCAACAGCCCGGAGGCCGAGGCCGGCCGTGCCAAGGCACCGGCCCGTGCGGCAGCCGCCACCTACGTCCAGGACGTCCCCAGCGCGGACGACGAAACAATCGAGGAATCGGGCGTGTTTGGACGCGCCGCCGTCGAGCGTATTCTGGGCGGGAAGCTGATCGAGGAGCGTTCCCTGGACGGCACCCCGATCGTTCCCGGTTTCTAA